The DNA segment GGGCAAGTGCCGCGGGCGTTGTCGACGGGCGGTTTTCTACGCGCCCGGACGCCTGCCCGAACCCTCGAACGTGCGCCGGAAGCGCTGCAGGTTCTCCTCGATGGAGACATCCGGCCGGTCCGGGCTGTCGCTCCCCTCGACGTCTGCCACGATGCACCACGGCCCGTCCTCCCGCATCGCCTGGTCGAACGCCTCCTCCAGCCCCTCCAGCGTCGAGACCGCCGCCACCCTCGGGATGCCCGCCCCCCGCGCCACCGCCGCAAGGTCCGTCACGACGGCCGTGTGCGTCGGCTGCCCGCCCGTGCCCGCCCACTGGTGGTTGTCCCACACGATGTGCACCAGGTTCGCCGGCGATTGCCGCGCGATGGTGCCCAGCGATCCGAGGTTCATCAGCAGCGAACCGTCGCCGTCCATGACCACGACCTTCCTGTCCGGCGCCGCCAGCGCGATGCCGAGGCCCACGGAGGAGGTCAGCCCCATCGCCCCCCACATGTACAGGTTTTCGTCGCGGTCATTCAGGTTGTGCAGGTGAAAGGTCGTGCCGCCCAGGTTGGAGACGATGGGCGCGTCGCCCACCCGTTCCAGCACGGCCCTGATGGCGTCAACGCGGAGCATCGCGGCCTCCCGTCAGCAGCGTCGAGAGCAGGTTGGCGACCGGCAGCCTCCCCGCGTACGTCAGCGCGATGCCGCCCGAGATGGTCCGGTCAAGCTCGTCCTCCCGCGTCAGGTGGAAGTACTGCAGCCCCAGCGCGTCGAGGATGCCCGGAATGGCGCGCGCGCCGGGCACCTGCGCCAGGTTGAACTCGCCGGGCCCGCCGCGCATCCCGATGAAGAGCACGAACGGGATGCGGTAGGGGATGTTGAGTGTCGCCAGCGCGTTGACCGTGTTCCCGAAGCCGCTGCTCTGCATGAAGACCGCGCCCCGCCGTCCCGCCGCGTACGCGCCGGAGATGATGCCGATGGCCTCCTCCTCGCGCGTCGTCGGGATCATGTGGAAGAACGGGTCCTCCTCCATCTGCCGCAGCACGCGCCACGTCACCCCGTCCGGCACGTATGCGATGAGGCTGACGTCTGCGTCCTTCAACCCCTGCACAATCTGTTCAACCCAGGCCATGCGCCCTCCAACGCGGCGGAATATAGGTGCGTTGTACGGAAAGTGTCAAGCGAATAAAGCCCCTTCCCCCTCAGGGGGAAGAGCCTGCCCCGTACTCGATACGGGGCTGGGATGGGGGAGCCCCCACACCGAGACTGCGGTGCCCACCGTCGTTCCTGCGTAGGCAGGAACCCCGACAAAGGGCCGCTATTCAACTGAGACAGGAATCCTGTGCCGGGAGCCCCCCGGCTACTGCTGCTCCGGCTCGTCGCCGACCCCGCCCAGCCCCTCCTGCCACACCGCGACGATCTCCCCCTTGCCGATCAGCTCGTCCTGCATGAACCGCACCGCGCTCTGCACCGTTTCCGCCGCCTGCACGTAGCTGGTGTTGATCGTGCAGAACCCGAGCTGCGAGCTCCTGTGCGACTCCTGGTCCGCCACTTCCGCCACTGCCACGTTGTACCGGTCCCGCAGCCGCGTCATCAGCGACTGCACCACGCCCCGCTTGTCCTTGAGCGAGCTCGCGGCAGGAAGGTGCAGCGACACGGTTGCCACAGCAATATTCATGCGTACCTCAACGCGTTGGATGTGCAACGGGAATTCCCGCAACCGCAGGGGCACGCCTTGTGGTTGCTCGTGGCCCCGTCGAAGGTGGTCTCAGAATCAGGATAGGCGGCTCGCCGCCCCCTACCCAAGCAGCTCGTCCACCACCTCTTCCAGCTGCTCCTTGCTGATGGCCCCGCCCCACGTGCGCTGAACGGCGCCGTCGGCGTCGATGAAGACCGTGGTGGGCATCCCCCGCACGCTGTAGTCCATGATGATGCTCCGGTCCTGCGCCTCGCCGACCGGATACGTGAGTTCGATGGTTTCCAGGAACTCCAGCGACTCCGGCCGCTCGCCCAGCAGCGTGAAGGCGCCCACGTCCACGCCGAGCACCATCGCGTCGCTCCCCTCGGCCTGCAGGTCGTCCCAGACCTCCTGGAAGTGGGGCATTTCCGCGCGGCAGGGCGGGCACAGCGGTGCCCAGAAGTTGATGATGACGGGCCGTCCCTCCAGGTCGCTGAGGCTGACCTCCTCGGCCCCGCCGAAGTGCTCGGCGCCCCTGTAGAGCGGCATGGTGAAGTCGGCGGCAAGCTCCGCGTCGGAGCCGCCGTTGCACGCCGCCGCCACCGCAAACATGAGCGCCGCGATGACCGCCAGGGCCGCTGGTCTGTGCATGTGCCGGTTCTCCTTCAAGCGTCAGCGGCCCGCGCTTGTGGGCCGCCGCTACCAGCCGACGGCCGCTCCCGACTTCCGCGGTTCCGACGCGCCGCTGAGCACTCCTGTTTCCGGGTCCCTCGCGATGACCTGCGCCCCGCCGAAGCCGATCCGGCGGTACCCTTCCTGCACCTCGATCTGGTGCCCCCGGGCAGCAAGTCCCTTTGCCACTTCCGGCGAGATTCCCTCTTCTAAGTCTACCACCCCGTCCAGGCCGATGCTGAAGCGCAGCGCGTCCAGCGCGGGCTGCGGCCCCAGCTCGAAGTCCACCATGTTGGAGATGACCTGCAGGTGCCCCTGCGCCTGCTGGAACCCGCCCATGACGCCGTAGGTGAGCCACAGCGCGTCGTCGCGCGTCGCCAGCGCCGGGATGATCGTGTGGAACGGGCGCTTCCCCGGCTCCAGCGCGTTGGCGTGCTCCGGGTCGAGCGAGAAGAGCGCCGCGCGGTTCTGCAGCGCGATCCCCGTCCCCGGCACCACCAGCCCGGAGCCGAAGCCCGCAAACAGGCTGTTGATGAAGGAGCACCCGTTGCCCTCCTTGTCCACGCATGAGAGGTAGACCGTGTCGTGTACCGCAGGGATCTTGCCGAAGGGCACCGTCTCCATCGCCAGCTCCGGCGAGATCATGCGCCGGCGCTCAGCCGCGTACTCCTTGCTCAGGAGCTGGCTTGTCGGCACCATCGCCGCCCGCGGGTCCGCGATGTACTCGAAGCCGTCCGCGAAGGCCAGCCGCGTCGCCTCGATCATGTTGTGGTACGTCTCCAGCGACTGGAACCCCATCTCGCGAATCGGGATGCCCTCGACGATGTTCATCGCCATCAGCGCGATGAGCCCCTGCCCGTTCGGCGGGCACTCCCAGCATGTGACGCCGTGGTAGTCGGTCGAGATCGGCTCGTCCCACGTCGCGTAGTCCGCCGCCAGGTCCTCCGGCGTCATCCACCCGCCGCGCTCCTGCACGTACGCCGCAATCTTGTCGGCGATGGGGCCGCGGTAGAAGGCGTCCGGGCCGCCCTCCGCGATTGCCCGCAGCGTCGCGCCGAGGTTGGGGGAATGGAAGACCTCGCCCTCCAGCGGCGCACGGCCGTTGACGAGGAACTCGTGGCCGGACGGATACCGCGACAGCTTTTCGACGCCCGTCGACCACTGGTACGCGATGACGTCGGTGACTGCGTAGCCCTCCTCGGCGTACTGGATGGCCGGCTGCAGCGCCTCCGAGAGCGGCATCGTGCCGTACTCCCGCAGGATCGTGTCCCAGCCGTTGACCGTGCCCGGCACCGAGACCGACCACGCGCTCCCGTTCGGGATGTGGTCGAGGCCCTGCCGCGTCACGTCCTCGATGGCCGCCGCCGCTGGCGCCCGCCCGCTGGCGTTCAGCGCGACCACGCGTTTCTCCTTCGCGAGCCAGATAAGCGAGAAGAGGTCGCCGCCCACGCCCGTCGACATCGGCTCCAGCACGTTCAGCGCCGCCGCCGTCGCCACCGCCGCGTCGACGGCGTTGCCGCCGTTCATCAGCATCCGCAGCCCGGCCATGGCAGCCAGTGGCTGGCTGGTAGCCACCATGCCGTTCTTGGCATGCACAGTGGACCGTCGTGAGTTGAAATACATGGCTCCCTCCTTAGTGGCCGTTGGCGTGGCGTCAGTATAACGCGTTCCGAAGGGATGCCAAGACTAGGGTCTGCAGAACGTCAGTGGCCGGGTCGCGCACGACGGGTCGAGGCCGCGCCCGCTAGGCTGACCCACTCTCGGCCAGCGTAAGCATGCGGTTGACGAAGCGGTGCACCGTGGGGCGGTCCACTCCAAGCTCATAGTCCTGCATTTCGTCATGGTAGAAGT comes from the Chloroflexota bacterium genome and includes:
- a CDS encoding thiamine pyrophosphate-dependent enzyme, whose protein sequence is MLRVDAIRAVLERVGDAPIVSNLGGTTFHLHNLNDRDENLYMWGAMGLTSSVGLGIALAAPDRKVVVMDGDGSLLMNLGSLGTIARQSPANLVHIVWDNHQWAGTGGQPTHTAVVTDLAAVARGAGIPRVAAVSTLEGLEEAFDQAMREDGPWCIVADVEGSDSPDRPDVSIEENLQRFRRTFEGSGRRPGA
- a CDS encoding decarboxylase — its product is MAWVEQIVQGLKDADVSLIAYVPDGVTWRVLRQMEEDPFFHMIPTTREEEAIGIISGAYAAGRRGAVFMQSSGFGNTVNALATLNIPYRIPFVLFIGMRGGPGEFNLAQVPGARAIPGILDALGLQYFHLTREDELDRTISGGIALTYAGRLPVANLLSTLLTGGRDAPR
- a CDS encoding DUF503 domain-containing protein — its product is MNIAVATVSLHLPAASSLKDKRGVVQSLMTRLRDRYNVAVAEVADQESHRSSQLGFCTINTSYVQAAETVQSAVRFMQDELIGKGEIVAVWQEGLGGVGDEPEQQ
- a CDS encoding TlpA disulfide reductase family protein; translation: MHRPAALAVIAALMFAVAAACNGGSDAELAADFTMPLYRGAEHFGGAEEVSLSDLEGRPVIINFWAPLCPPCRAEMPHFQEVWDDLQAEGSDAMVLGVDVGAFTLLGERPESLEFLETIELTYPVGEAQDRSIIMDYSVRGMPTTVFIDADGAVQRTWGGAISKEQLEEVVDELLG
- the ggt gene encoding gamma-glutamyltransferase is translated as MYFNSRRSTVHAKNGMVATSQPLAAMAGLRMLMNGGNAVDAAVATAAALNVLEPMSTGVGGDLFSLIWLAKEKRVVALNASGRAPAAAAIEDVTRQGLDHIPNGSAWSVSVPGTVNGWDTILREYGTMPLSEALQPAIQYAEEGYAVTDVIAYQWSTGVEKLSRYPSGHEFLVNGRAPLEGEVFHSPNLGATLRAIAEGGPDAFYRGPIADKIAAYVQERGGWMTPEDLAADYATWDEPISTDYHGVTCWECPPNGQGLIALMAMNIVEGIPIREMGFQSLETYHNMIEATRLAFADGFEYIADPRAAMVPTSQLLSKEYAAERRRMISPELAMETVPFGKIPAVHDTVYLSCVDKEGNGCSFINSLFAGFGSGLVVPGTGIALQNRAALFSLDPEHANALEPGKRPFHTIIPALATRDDALWLTYGVMGGFQQAQGHLQVISNMVDFELGPQPALDALRFSIGLDGVVDLEEGISPEVAKGLAARGHQIEVQEGYRRIGFGGAQVIARDPETGVLSGASEPRKSGAAVGW